A region of uncultured Draconibacterium sp. DNA encodes the following proteins:
- a CDS encoding DUF4861 domain-containing protein, translated as MKNIFPFGILFLILFTSCTQQPVITLKNPLAEERTDEVVVLTREEIAAKIALEEGKLPVFKYGDKTIASQVDDLDGDGNWDEVVLLVDIKANETIEAKIELVAESDYPKVEKRTNLRLGIHQEDGSYKEVDYYKAVPVSEPFKIIAQGEGVTWENDKIAFRIYFDCRNVKDLFGKRKPVMVADDVHTPAIPDYHVLNDWGMDVLHCGSSLGSGGIALLRNDSLIRLGSTKVYEYQKIVEGPIRSVFDLKYSGWDIDGEEMEAVERITIYPGKYWFESDVTFFGCAEDDQVVTGIVTSQLKKEPFQFEVADFTCIGTHDVQSLNNDELGMAVIVPKTEAGKIGRTTDINWFEKGVKTVPEKNFSHVISETFYIGQKCKNAQPAKHYFFSVWGLDKDQWKTEDGFREYITEEAEKLSSPIQKL; from the coding sequence ATGAAGAATATTTTTCCATTTGGTATTTTGTTTCTGATCCTGTTTACTTCGTGTACGCAACAACCAGTAATTACACTAAAAAATCCATTGGCGGAAGAACGAACCGATGAGGTAGTTGTTTTAACACGCGAAGAAATTGCCGCAAAAATTGCTTTGGAAGAAGGCAAATTGCCGGTATTTAAGTACGGCGATAAAACAATTGCCAGCCAGGTTGATGATTTAGACGGCGATGGAAATTGGGATGAAGTAGTCCTTTTGGTAGATATAAAAGCCAACGAAACCATTGAAGCAAAAATCGAATTGGTTGCGGAGTCGGATTATCCAAAAGTTGAAAAACGCACCAACCTGCGTTTAGGAATTCATCAGGAAGACGGATCGTACAAAGAGGTGGATTACTACAAAGCAGTTCCGGTTAGCGAGCCTTTTAAAATTATTGCCCAGGGAGAAGGTGTTACCTGGGAAAATGACAAGATCGCTTTCAGGATTTATTTTGATTGCCGGAATGTAAAAGACCTGTTTGGAAAACGCAAACCGGTAATGGTGGCCGACGATGTGCATACACCTGCTATTCCTGATTATCATGTTTTGAACGACTGGGGAATGGATGTGTTACATTGCGGTAGTTCACTGGGATCGGGTGGAATTGCGTTATTGAGAAATGATTCGTTGATTCGATTGGGATCGACAAAAGTGTATGAATATCAGAAAATAGTTGAAGGGCCGATTCGTTCGGTTTTCGATTTGAAATATTCGGGTTGGGATATTGATGGCGAAGAAATGGAAGCCGTGGAGCGCATTACCATTTATCCCGGGAAATACTGGTTTGAATCGGATGTAACATTTTTTGGATGTGCTGAAGATGATCAGGTTGTAACGGGCATTGTTACCTCGCAATTAAAAAAGGAACCCTTCCAGTTTGAGGTAGCTGATTTTACCTGTATAGGTACCCACGATGTACAGTCGCTGAATAACGATGAGTTGGGAATGGCAGTGATTGTTCCCAAAACCGAAGCCGGTAAAATAGGAAGAACCACCGACATCAATTGGTTCGAGAAAGGTGTTAAAACGGTACCGGAGAAAAATTTTAGCCATGTGATTTCGGAAACGTTTTACATTGGTCAAAAATGTAAAAATGCCCAACCGGCAAAACATTATTTTTTCTCGGTTTGGGGCTTAGATAAAGACCAGTGGAAAACAGAAGATGGTTTCCGGGAATACATTACCGAAGAGGCTGAAAAACTTTCGTCGCCGATTCAGAAATTGTAG
- a CDS encoding T9SS type A sorting domain-containing protein has translation MKIQAKIWNLGVLLFLFIISFCRGYGATNLTTKEDGLNLPPVAQNDTFIIAAQYNLIFYGDVLINDYDPNGDKIEIKFAASPKNALLTMEKDGHFRLEVPEKYEGNISFNYYIKELTQNEYGAEASVFIQIIENADLDGIPNYADLDNDNDGLPDYLDGVGLDTDNDGIPNNLDIDSDNDGITDNVEWQQENNYIQPSNIDANQNGWDDAYDPEMGGTCYNPVDTDRDGIPDMTDTDSDNDGSMDLLESFDSGNNGKAGIQLLYSDEDNDGLDDLFDLVVKGSSWQNPTASSCSPGDLNHNGIRDWRDNTSHLSSQSSYIFPNPASESFQFFNPEQQLDQQLTVNIYNTKGQLNKVYTTTNSNERIPIQDLTNGTYIIKVSSDTFQHSQQVLIQH, from the coding sequence TTGAAAATACAAGCCAAGATATGGAACCTGGGCGTGCTCCTATTCTTATTTATTATTAGCTTTTGTAGAGGATATGGCGCAACGAATCTTACCACCAAAGAAGATGGTTTGAACTTACCGCCTGTGGCCCAAAACGACACCTTTATTATTGCTGCCCAATACAATCTGATATTTTACGGTGATGTACTGATTAACGATTATGATCCTAACGGAGACAAAATCGAGATCAAATTTGCTGCTTCTCCAAAAAACGCTCTGCTTACCATGGAAAAAGACGGGCATTTCAGGTTAGAGGTTCCTGAAAAATATGAAGGTAACATCAGTTTCAACTATTACATAAAAGAACTTACCCAAAACGAATACGGTGCAGAGGCCAGTGTATTTATTCAAATAATAGAGAACGCTGACCTGGATGGTATTCCGAATTACGCTGACCTGGATAACGATAACGACGGCCTTCCCGACTATTTGGATGGAGTTGGCCTGGACACCGACAATGACGGTATTCCGAACAATTTGGATATTGATAGCGATAACGATGGTATTACCGACAACGTTGAATGGCAACAGGAAAATAATTACATTCAGCCCTCGAATATTGATGCCAACCAAAATGGATGGGACGATGCCTACGACCCGGAAATGGGCGGCACGTGCTATAATCCGGTGGATACCGACCGTGATGGAATACCTGATATGACAGATACCGATTCGGATAATGATGGAAGTATGGATTTATTAGAATCATTCGATTCAGGAAACAATGGCAAAGCCGGAATTCAGCTCCTCTATTCGGATGAGGATAATGATGGACTTGACGATCTTTTTGACCTGGTGGTCAAAGGCTCAAGCTGGCAAAACCCAACAGCCAGCAGCTGTTCGCCAGGCGATTTAAACCATAATGGCATTCGCGACTGGCGCGATAACACCAGCCATCTTTCTTCCCAATCGAGCTATATTTTTCCAAATCCTGCTTCTGAATCATTCCAGTTTTTCAATCCAGAACAACAATTAGATCAGCAGTTAACTGTTAACATCTATAACACAAAAGGTCAGCTTAACAAGGTTTATACAACCACCAACAGCAACGAGCGTATTCCAATCCAGGATCTTACGAACGGAACCTACATTATAAAAGTTAGCTCAGACACATTTCAGCATTCGCAACAGGTTTTAATTCAACACTGA
- a CDS encoding TonB-dependent receptor, protein MMKTMMLLLLLSIGVVVQAQNITLSGYLRDASNGEALIGATVYVEELKQGTASNAYGFYSLTIPEGSYTLQISFIGYQTIKQKIDARESLNISHSLQENTEVMEEIIVSGEAANANVERIEMGMEKLPVKTIQKLPAFMGEVDIIRTIQLLPGIQSGGEASSGLYVRGGGPDENLMILDEAPVYNASHLMGFFSVFNSNAIKDIQVYKSGIPAEYGGKASSVIDIRQKDGNSKQFGFDGGIGNLSSRLTLEGPIIKDKWSFLLAGRRTYYDILGKAAGLDELEDNTMYFYDLNGKSNLVINNNNRIYLSGYMGEDVFELGESMYMRWGNATATARWNHIFGDKIFMNISAIFSNYDYKLGVPGENADNFDWSSRIKDYNGKADFTWFANPQNTVKFGVNTIKHEFRPGKITTNGDNSMFSDMELAHYNAIESAVYLSNEQKISDRFSMQYGVRLSHFQQVGKGEVNIYEDPENPDKNEIIETISYGKKDKIGDAFIHLEPRLSMKYTLDRNSSVKGSYNRMVQNLHLISNTQSPTPLDIWLPSSTYIKPLKVDQVSLGYFRNFQQNMWETSVEVYYKDMHNVLDYIEGAELFLNDAIETELLHGSGTSKGLEALVKKSKGKLTGWVGYTWSKTEREIPGINNGNPYPSSYDRTHDLSLVSSYQLNDRWNFAANFVYATGNPTSYPVAKYYVQGNQVYEYSARNSNRIPDYNRLDLSFTYDFKKNANRRFKQSINVSVYNVYGRRNAYSITPGANEANPNQTEFIRLSIIGAPIPSITYNFKF, encoded by the coding sequence ATGATGAAAACAATGATGTTACTCCTTCTCCTTTCCATTGGAGTTGTAGTACAAGCACAGAACATTACCTTAAGTGGTTACCTCAGAGACGCTTCCAATGGAGAAGCGCTGATTGGTGCTACGGTTTATGTTGAAGAACTGAAACAGGGCACCGCATCAAATGCCTACGGATTTTACTCACTTACCATTCCCGAAGGAAGCTACACGCTTCAGATTTCGTTTATCGGTTACCAAACCATTAAACAGAAAATTGATGCCAGGGAAAGTCTAAACATTTCGCATTCGTTACAGGAAAATACCGAAGTAATGGAAGAGATTATTGTGAGTGGCGAAGCTGCCAATGCCAATGTTGAACGTATTGAAATGGGAATGGAAAAACTTCCGGTAAAAACCATTCAGAAACTTCCGGCATTTATGGGCGAAGTGGACATTATCCGCACCATACAGCTGTTGCCCGGTATTCAGAGTGGTGGTGAAGCCAGCTCGGGTTTATATGTTCGTGGCGGTGGCCCCGACGAAAACCTGATGATATTGGACGAAGCACCGGTATACAATGCCTCGCACCTGATGGGTTTCTTTTCGGTGTTTAACTCGAATGCCATAAAAGATATTCAGGTTTATAAAAGCGGAATTCCGGCCGAATACGGCGGAAAAGCCTCTTCGGTAATAGATATCCGACAAAAAGACGGTAACTCCAAACAGTTTGGTTTTGATGGCGGAATCGGCAACCTGTCGAGCCGGTTAACCCTGGAAGGACCGATTATTAAAGACAAATGGAGTTTCCTGCTGGCCGGACGCCGTACTTATTACGACATTTTAGGAAAAGCTGCCGGTTTGGATGAACTGGAGGACAACACCATGTATTTTTACGATTTGAACGGAAAATCGAATCTCGTTATCAACAATAACAACCGTATCTACTTATCCGGTTATATGGGTGAAGATGTTTTTGAGTTGGGCGAATCAATGTACATGCGTTGGGGAAATGCCACCGCAACAGCCCGCTGGAACCATATTTTCGGCGATAAGATTTTTATGAATATCTCGGCCATTTTTTCGAACTACGATTACAAACTTGGAGTTCCGGGAGAGAATGCCGACAACTTCGATTGGTCATCGCGAATAAAAGACTACAACGGAAAGGCGGATTTTACCTGGTTTGCAAATCCACAAAACACTGTAAAGTTTGGGGTGAACACCATAAAACATGAATTCCGTCCGGGCAAAATTACCACCAACGGCGATAACTCCATGTTCTCGGATATGGAACTGGCCCACTACAATGCTATTGAAAGTGCGGTTTATCTTTCGAACGAACAAAAGATATCCGATCGTTTTTCAATGCAATACGGCGTACGTTTAAGTCATTTTCAGCAGGTAGGTAAAGGAGAAGTGAATATTTACGAGGATCCTGAAAATCCTGATAAGAATGAAATTATTGAAACCATCAGCTACGGCAAGAAAGATAAAATCGGCGATGCATTTATTCATCTGGAGCCACGTTTAAGTATGAAATATACACTCGACCGCAACAGCTCCGTCAAGGGATCGTACAACCGCATGGTGCAAAACCTGCACCTTATTTCAAACACGCAATCGCCTACCCCACTTGATATCTGGCTGCCATCGAGCACCTACATAAAACCATTGAAGGTTGACCAGGTTTCGCTCGGTTATTTCAGAAACTTTCAGCAAAACATGTGGGAAACCTCTGTTGAGGTTTATTACAAAGACATGCATAATGTTCTGGACTACATCGAGGGAGCAGAACTGTTTCTGAACGATGCTATTGAAACCGAGTTGCTACATGGTTCAGGCACTTCGAAAGGACTGGAGGCTTTGGTTAAAAAATCGAAAGGGAAACTTACCGGTTGGGTGGGTTACACCTGGTCGAAAACAGAACGCGAGATTCCGGGTATAAACAACGGAAATCCATACCCGTCATCGTACGATCGTACACACGATCTTTCGCTGGTATCGAGTTACCAACTGAACGACCGCTGGAACTTTGCAGCCAATTTTGTATATGCAACCGGAAATCCAACATCGTACCCGGTGGCTAAATACTATGTTCAGGGCAACCAGGTTTACGAATATTCCGCCCGCAATAGTAACCGAATTCCGGATTATAACCGCCTGGACCTGTCGTTTACTTACGACTTTAAAAAGAATGCGAACCGACGTTTTAAACAATCGATTAATGTCTCGGTGTACAATGTTTACGGACGACGAAATGCCTATTCAATTACTCCGGGAGCAAACGAAGCCAATCCGAATCAAACGGAATTTATTCGCTTGTCGATTATCGGAGCTCCTATCCCATCCATCACTTATAACTTTAAATTTTAA
- the kduI gene encoding 5-dehydro-4-deoxy-D-glucuronate isomerase encodes MATIYERRYAYHPEDFKKYDTEKIRKEFLVENLMEEGNVRMVYSSIERYIVGGAVPLSEELPLETIDPLKADYFCERREVGVMNVGGTGTVVVDGTEYKMNYKDALYIGRGSKEVTFKSDDATKPAHFYFNSAPAHKEYPTKQVTLADANVLHLGSLETSNERNINQLMINTVVDTCQLQMGMTELKPGSVWNTMPAHQHTRRNEVYFYFEVPEDQAICHFMGEPQETRHIWLKNEQAVISPEWSIHSAAGTSNYIFIWGMAGENLDYTDMDVIQPQELR; translated from the coding sequence ATGGCAACAATTTATGAGAGAAGGTATGCTTATCATCCCGAGGATTTTAAGAAATACGATACAGAAAAGATCAGAAAAGAATTTTTGGTGGAAAACCTGATGGAAGAAGGTAACGTTCGTATGGTTTATTCATCCATTGAGCGTTACATTGTTGGTGGTGCAGTTCCATTAAGCGAAGAACTTCCCCTGGAAACCATCGATCCGCTGAAAGCTGATTATTTTTGTGAGCGCCGGGAAGTTGGTGTGATGAATGTAGGTGGCACCGGAACTGTTGTTGTTGATGGAACCGAGTATAAAATGAATTATAAAGATGCTTTATATATTGGGCGCGGAAGTAAGGAAGTAACATTTAAATCAGACGATGCTACAAAACCTGCTCACTTCTATTTTAACTCTGCACCGGCGCACAAAGAATATCCAACCAAGCAGGTAACTTTAGCCGATGCCAATGTGCTGCATCTGGGCAGCCTGGAAACATCGAACGAAAGAAATATTAACCAGCTGATGATTAACACCGTTGTTGATACTTGTCAGTTGCAAATGGGAATGACTGAGTTGAAACCCGGTAGTGTTTGGAACACCATGCCGGCACATCAGCATACACGCCGCAACGAGGTGTATTTTTACTTCGAAGTTCCCGAAGATCAGGCAATCTGCCATTTTATGGGCGAGCCACAGGAAACACGTCACATTTGGCTGAAAAACGAACAAGCGGTTATTTCGCCTGAGTGGTCGATCCATTCGGCTGCCGGAACTTCAAACTACATTTTTATCTGGGGAATGGCGGGTGAAAATCTCGACTACACCGATATGGATGTTATTCAGCCACAAGAACTGAGATAA
- a CDS encoding GH92 family glycosyl hydrolase, with protein sequence MKNWYLLVLVLLLSCTHKTERNYLSYVDPLIGTGPASTISAQEHPGDHVSNGQTIPAVTAPFGMTQWTPQIYDNEQKCIAPFYTGQTMIQGFRASHWLSGSCTQDYGSFTIYPTVLGSSFSFQPVQRQTLCLMKTDNLSPAYASFLFPAKTILSEMTATKRCGFFRFSWLEEKNPTIMFDINSDEGKGYIKIDLEKQEVYGYNPAYRIYSGQDEPAGISGYFVAKFDQEIVKYGTWGDFEYEHGTTERKDQKQVGAYVTFSIEGDTPVKLKIGTSFTSIENARKNLEAEITDWDFEGTKQKLENTWNDYLGRIDVESENKEELTKFYTAVYHALFHPRLMSDVNGDYPAFSKQYEIKNNSDFDYYGDFSNWDIFRAQMPLLSLIAPKEYNDMVKSLVAKAEDGNWLPIFPMWNNYTSAMIGDHSTSILCDAAMKGFDFDLEKAYQFMRKNAYETPEEEAYKDGKGRRALTSYIEFGYVPLDDVVADAFHTNEQVSRTMEYAYDDWCVAQVAQKLGKTDDYNDLLTRSYNYSNVFDENRGWVNGKYADGSFYEDFNANTKQFFITEGTPKHYTWFVPHDVEGLIGLMGGESTFSEKLNKLIDNKLYWHGNEPSHHIPFLFNYCNQWDNTQKTVKYILRTEYGLGRGGLSGNDDAGQLSAWYVFGAMGFYPMCPGSNEYQLSSPIFEQVTLNLDEDYYPGRKFVLKADGATSSSVFKSIKLNGKESATKIKHEDLQKGGTLKFLK encoded by the coding sequence ATGAAGAACTGGTATTTACTTGTACTTGTACTCCTGTTATCCTGCACACACAAAACCGAAAGAAATTACCTCAGTTATGTCGATCCGCTTATTGGTACAGGGCCGGCATCAACAATTTCCGCGCAAGAACACCCCGGTGATCATGTAAGTAACGGACAAACGATTCCGGCCGTTACAGCTCCATTTGGAATGACACAATGGACACCACAAATTTACGATAACGAGCAAAAATGTATCGCTCCTTTTTATACCGGACAAACCATGATTCAAGGGTTTAGGGCAAGCCACTGGCTTAGCGGTTCGTGCACGCAGGATTACGGTTCTTTTACCATTTACCCCACCGTATTAGGCAGCAGTTTTAGCTTTCAACCGGTGCAGCGCCAAACTTTGTGTTTAATGAAAACCGACAACCTTTCGCCGGCATACGCCTCATTTTTATTTCCGGCCAAAACCATTTTGTCTGAGATGACCGCTACCAAACGTTGTGGCTTTTTTCGTTTTTCGTGGCTGGAAGAGAAAAACCCAACCATCATGTTCGACATTAACAGCGACGAAGGAAAAGGCTATATAAAAATCGACCTGGAAAAGCAGGAAGTATATGGTTATAATCCGGCTTACCGTATTTACAGCGGACAGGATGAACCAGCAGGAATATCAGGATATTTTGTGGCTAAATTCGATCAGGAAATTGTAAAATACGGCACCTGGGGCGATTTTGAATATGAGCACGGCACTACTGAACGTAAGGATCAAAAACAGGTTGGAGCTTATGTAACATTTAGTATTGAGGGAGATACGCCGGTAAAACTAAAAATTGGGACTTCTTTCACAAGTATTGAGAATGCACGTAAAAACCTGGAAGCAGAAATTACTGACTGGGATTTTGAGGGAACAAAACAAAAATTGGAAAACACCTGGAACGATTATCTGGGTCGCATCGATGTGGAATCGGAAAACAAAGAGGAGCTCACTAAATTTTACACTGCAGTATATCATGCCTTATTTCACCCGCGTTTAATGAGCGATGTAAACGGCGACTACCCGGCTTTTTCGAAACAATACGAAATAAAAAACAACAGCGATTTTGATTATTATGGCGATTTCTCGAACTGGGATATTTTTCGGGCACAAATGCCATTGCTGAGCCTTATTGCCCCAAAAGAATACAACGACATGGTAAAATCGCTCGTTGCAAAAGCCGAAGATGGTAACTGGCTCCCCATTTTCCCGATGTGGAACAATTACACCTCGGCAATGATTGGCGACCACAGCACATCGATACTTTGCGATGCTGCGATGAAAGGTTTTGATTTTGATTTGGAAAAGGCCTACCAGTTTATGCGAAAAAATGCCTACGAAACACCTGAGGAAGAAGCCTATAAAGATGGAAAAGGACGCCGTGCGCTAACTTCGTATATCGAGTTTGGATATGTTCCGCTCGACGATGTTGTTGCCGATGCTTTTCACACCAACGAGCAGGTTTCGCGAACAATGGAATATGCCTACGACGATTGGTGCGTTGCACAAGTAGCCCAGAAATTAGGAAAAACCGACGACTATAATGATCTGCTTACCCGCTCGTACAACTATTCAAATGTTTTTGATGAAAACCGGGGCTGGGTAAACGGGAAATATGCTGATGGTAGTTTTTATGAAGATTTTAATGCCAACACAAAACAATTTTTTATAACTGAAGGTACGCCAAAACATTACACCTGGTTTGTTCCGCACGATGTTGAAGGACTGATCGGGTTAATGGGTGGAGAAAGCACGTTTAGCGAAAAACTGAATAAACTAATCGACAATAAACTATACTGGCACGGCAACGAGCCCAGTCATCATATTCCTTTCCTGTTTAATTACTGTAACCAGTGGGACAACACACAAAAAACGGTAAAATATATTCTTCGCACAGAATACGGGTTAGGCCGCGGCGGACTTTCAGGAAACGACGATGCCGGACAACTTTCGGCATGGTATGTTTTTGGCGCAATGGGTTTTTATCCGATGTGCCCGGGAAGCAACGAATACCAGTTATCTTCTCCAATATTTGAACAGGTAACACTTAACCTGGATGAAGACTATTATCCGGGCCGCAAATTTGTATTAAAAGCTGACGGTGCTACTTCTTCATCAGTTTTTAAATCGATTAAATTAAACGGCAAAGAAAGTGCTACGAAAATAAAACACGAGGATTTGCAAAAAGGGGGAACACTGAAGTTTTTAAAATAA
- a CDS encoding gluconate 5-dehydrogenase, whose product MIQELFSLNGKVALITGGTHGIGMAIGKTLGQAGAKICVNDISDEKLEECKAEYAQAGVDVYTLKFDVTNEEAVDQGISQIEEEVGDVDILVNNAGIIKRIPILDMPVADYKQVIDIDLVAPLILAKRVAPKMIEKRSGKIINMCSMMSVYGRNSVSAYASAKGGLKLLTANMCCEWAKYNVQINGIGPGYIATAQTAPIREGGHPFNDLVMMRTPANRWGEPEDIGNAALFLASKAADFVNGQVLYVDGGILANFGYVKGENDI is encoded by the coding sequence ATGATACAAGAATTATTCAGCCTAAACGGAAAAGTTGCACTAATAACCGGCGGAACGCATGGTATTGGAATGGCAATTGGAAAAACGCTGGGGCAGGCCGGCGCAAAAATCTGTGTGAACGATATTTCTGATGAAAAACTGGAAGAATGTAAAGCAGAATATGCCCAAGCCGGTGTTGATGTATACACTTTAAAATTTGATGTTACCAACGAAGAAGCCGTTGATCAAGGAATATCTCAAATAGAAGAAGAGGTAGGCGATGTGGATATTTTGGTCAACAACGCCGGTATCATCAAACGTATTCCAATTCTGGATATGCCGGTTGCTGATTATAAACAGGTTATTGATATTGACCTTGTTGCACCGTTGATTCTGGCAAAACGTGTTGCTCCGAAAATGATTGAGAAACGTTCGGGTAAGATTATTAATATGTGCTCGATGATGAGTGTTTACGGACGTAACTCAGTATCAGCTTATGCATCGGCAAAAGGAGGCTTGAAACTGTTAACCGCTAATATGTGCTGCGAGTGGGCAAAATACAATGTGCAGATTAACGGAATCGGTCCGGGATACATTGCAACGGCTCAAACAGCACCAATTCGCGAAGGAGGTCATCCGTTTAACGATTTGGTGATGATGCGTACTCCGGCTAACCGTTGGGGCGAACCTGAAGATATTGGTAATGCGGCCTTGTTCCTGGCATCAAAAGCAGCCGACTTTGTAAACGGACAAGTGCTTTATGTCGATGGTGGTATTTTAGCCAACTTTGGTTATGTGAAAGGCGAAAACGATATTTAA
- a CDS encoding LacI family DNA-binding transcriptional regulator, with protein MAHKPEITIHDIAKKLEISASTVSRALKDNPLISEATREKIKKAAIEMGYRPNVMAANLRTRRTNTIGVIVPLINRHFFSSVISGIEDVAYKQGFAVTISQSNDNLEKESTIAHTFFSNRVDGLILSIGMETQSYDHLKLFSERNIPLVFFDRIVEEIPAHKIVVDDFGGAYRATQHLIEQGRKKVAHIGGPLNLQIYAKREAGYRQAISDAGLQINENQILHNSLTREDGLNAIKKILRTKERPDAIFCANDTTALSTIILLNEKGIKVPEDIAIVGFSNEPFSELVTPSISTIKQPGFEMGQKAAELLIKQISSKVKPKSYETIMMETELVIRDSSQLK; from the coding sequence ATGGCGCACAAACCGGAAATAACAATTCACGATATAGCCAAAAAACTGGAAATTTCGGCATCCACTGTTTCGCGTGCTTTAAAAGACAATCCACTGATTAGCGAGGCAACAAGGGAAAAGATAAAAAAAGCAGCAATAGAAATGGGTTACCGCCCTAATGTTATGGCGGCTAATTTGCGCACCCGACGTACCAATACTATTGGCGTTATTGTTCCGCTGATCAACCGCCATTTTTTTTCATCGGTAATTTCCGGAATTGAAGATGTAGCCTACAAACAGGGTTTTGCCGTTACCATTTCGCAATCAAACGATAACCTAGAAAAGGAAAGCACCATTGCGCACACTTTCTTTTCGAACCGTGTTGATGGATTGATTCTATCGATTGGGATGGAGACGCAGTCGTATGATCATCTGAAACTCTTTTCGGAAAGAAATATTCCGCTGGTATTTTTCGACCGAATTGTAGAAGAAATTCCGGCACATAAAATTGTTGTGGATGATTTTGGTGGCGCATACCGGGCAACACAGCACCTTATTGAGCAGGGCCGAAAAAAAGTAGCTCATATAGGCGGACCACTTAACCTGCAAATCTACGCGAAACGCGAAGCCGGTTACCGACAGGCAATTAGCGATGCCGGACTACAGATTAACGAGAACCAGATATTACATAACAGCCTGACCCGTGAAGACGGACTCAATGCCATAAAAAAGATTCTGAGAACAAAAGAAAGACCCGATGCCATTTTTTGTGCCAACGACACAACCGCATTGAGTACCATCATTCTTTTAAACGAAAAAGGCATTAAAGTGCCTGAAGATATTGCGATTGTAGGATTTAGTAACGAGCCATTCAGCGAACTGGTAACTCCCTCCATATCTACAATAAAACAGCCCGGATTTGAAATGGGACAAAAAGCTGCCGAACTGTTAATTAAACAAATTAGCAGCAAAGTAAAACCCAAAAGCTACGAAACGATAATGATGGAAACAGAACTGGTTATCCGGGATTCATCACAATTAAAATAA